One genomic window of Sodaliphilus pleomorphus includes the following:
- the pyrE gene encoding orotate phosphoribosyltransferase, whose amino-acid sequence MKKLDLLLAEKLLKISAIKLQPDNPFTWASGWNSPIYTDNRKTLSYPELRNFIKVELSRLILENFGDAEVVAGVATGAIAQGALVADTLGLPFVYIRSTPKDHGLENLIEGNIKPGQKVVIVEDLVSTGKSSLKAAQAVADAGGEVVGMVAIFTYEFPIATEAFEKAGVKLLTISNYSSMIKAAIATNYIKESDEKALQKWREDPAHWTPDLDIE is encoded by the coding sequence ATGAAAAAATTAGACCTTCTTCTTGCTGAGAAATTACTGAAAATCAGTGCTATCAAGCTTCAGCCCGACAATCCGTTCACCTGGGCCTCAGGCTGGAACTCGCCCATCTACACCGACAATCGCAAGACGCTCTCCTATCCCGAGCTGCGCAACTTTATCAAGGTGGAGCTATCGCGTCTCATCCTGGAGAACTTCGGCGATGCCGAGGTGGTGGCCGGCGTGGCTACTGGAGCGATTGCACAGGGCGCACTGGTGGCCGACACGCTGGGACTGCCGTTTGTCTACATTCGCTCCACACCCAAGGACCACGGTCTGGAGAACCTGATTGAGGGCAACATCAAGCCTGGCCAGAAGGTAGTGATTGTAGAAGACCTGGTCTCGACAGGCAAGAGCAGCCTCAAGGCTGCACAAGCTGTGGCCGATGCCGGCGGCGAGGTCGTGGGCATGGTGGCTATTTTCACCTATGAGTTCCCGATTGCCACCGAGGCCTTTGAGAAGGCTGGCGTGAAGCTGCTCACCATAAGCAACTACAGCTCGATGATAAAGGCTGCAATTGCTACCAACTACATCAAGGAGAGCGACGAGAAGGCCCTGCAGAAGTGGCGCGAGGATCCCGCCCACTGGACTCCCGACCTGGACATTGAATAG
- the nagA gene encoding N-acetylglucosamine-6-phosphate deacetylase produces the protein MLTQIYNGHILTPQGWIDGGSVLIENGLITEVRKSSNIDPNADKTIDAKGLHVVPGGIELHCHGGGGSDFMEGTEQAFRQAVKTHMQHGTTAIFPTLSSSTAEMMDAACHTCDQLMKEPGSPIMGLHLEGPYFNPRKAGAQMPEIIRNPDPKEYHHFVEDYDCVRRWDVAPELPGAIEMGKYITSKGVVAAIGHTAAEYDDVKRAYDAGYSLATHFYNAMPGFHNVREYKHAGTVESVYLMENMSVEMITDGIHVPVPILRLIYTIKGVERTALITDALAVSGSSSTKAFDPRVIIEDGVCKLSDRSALAGSIATMDRLINVAVTKANIPLRDACRMASETPARIMGIYDRKGSLQRGKDADIMILDNDIQLRAVYSMGELVEGTGKLYPLE, from the coding sequence ATGTTAACTCAAATCTATAACGGACATATACTCACCCCACAAGGGTGGATCGACGGAGGCTCGGTACTCATCGAGAACGGCCTCATCACCGAGGTGAGAAAAAGCAGCAACATCGACCCCAACGCCGATAAGACCATCGACGCCAAAGGGCTGCACGTGGTGCCGGGCGGCATCGAGCTGCACTGCCACGGCGGCGGCGGCAGCGACTTCATGGAGGGCACCGAGCAAGCCTTCAGGCAGGCGGTGAAGACCCACATGCAACATGGCACTACGGCCATCTTCCCCACCCTGTCGTCGTCGACAGCCGAGATGATGGACGCCGCCTGCCACACCTGCGACCAGCTCATGAAAGAGCCTGGCAGCCCCATCATGGGATTGCACCTGGAGGGCCCCTACTTCAACCCCCGCAAGGCCGGCGCGCAGATGCCCGAAATCATACGCAACCCCGACCCCAAGGAGTACCACCACTTTGTCGAGGACTACGACTGCGTGCGCCGCTGGGATGTGGCCCCCGAGCTACCCGGCGCCATCGAGATGGGCAAGTACATCACCAGCAAGGGCGTTGTGGCTGCCATCGGGCACACGGCTGCCGAGTATGACGACGTGAAACGCGCCTACGATGCAGGCTACAGCCTGGCCACCCACTTCTACAACGCCATGCCCGGCTTCCACAACGTGCGCGAGTACAAGCACGCCGGCACGGTCGAGTCGGTCTACCTCATGGAGAACATGAGCGTGGAAATGATCACCGACGGCATCCACGTGCCCGTGCCCATACTGCGCCTCATCTACACCATCAAGGGCGTGGAGCGCACCGCACTCATCACCGATGCCCTGGCCGTGAGCGGCAGCTCGAGCACCAAGGCCTTCGACCCGCGTGTCATCATCGAGGACGGCGTGTGCAAGCTCAGCGACCGCTCGGCACTGGCCGGCTCCATCGCCACGATGGACCGCCTCATCAACGTGGCCGTGACCAAGGCCAACATACCGCTGCGCGACGCCTGCCGCATGGCCAGCGAGACACCGGCCCGCATCATGGGCATCTACGACCGCAAGGGCTCGCTGCAACGCGGCAAGGACGCCGACATCATGATTCTCGACAACGACATCCAGCTGCGTGCCGTCTACTCGATGGGCGAGCTGGTAGAAGGCACTGGCAAGCTCTACCCGCTCGAGTAG
- a CDS encoding DUF6242 domain-containing protein, translating to MNKKFPLYALMCLMLWGIVSSCNDDNSNRDADIYTTSYSSTLISAFSLGNNDNVLYNLDSVKFSINQDAGLIYNVDSLPVGTDVTHLTVSMTFPYTVQQAQFHVTGGKVMKDSTFDYKSTTTDSIDFTGRVDLVVTSYDGNHTRTYNIKVNVHKMEPDTLYFNPSLRRDVPNVNGTLSAEKCVLQGSTYYCLTNDGGTYKLNSAANPGQGTWAVKVVDFPFTPAVNSLSATSGALYILSTGGELYRSTDAGTTWTDCGVTWHSLLGGWGDKALGVYYDGSTYRHDEYPRPQGYTLTEVEDSFPVAEASPLTPATNEWTLTQQSMLFGGKSKSGNILATTWGYDGTNWGEITDHKLQSGLPGMTEAVIVPYATYSVDSTNHTATERVTWLLMGGKMQGGKLNNTTYVSYNQGISWTQGGKLLQLPATMPAFYQAQAFVVYETLTSSSSKARRRSVTKPVTTWDVPYIYIVGGRGANGAQLGSVWKGVINRRMFRPIY from the coding sequence ATGAACAAGAAATTTCCGTTATATGCCTTGATGTGCCTCATGCTGTGGGGCATAGTATCGTCGTGCAACGACGACAACAGCAACCGCGATGCCGACATCTACACCACGAGCTACTCCTCGACATTGATATCGGCATTCTCGCTGGGCAACAACGACAACGTGCTCTACAACCTCGACTCGGTGAAATTCTCGATCAACCAGGATGCAGGCCTCATCTACAATGTCGACTCGCTGCCCGTGGGCACCGACGTGACCCACCTCACAGTGAGCATGACCTTCCCCTACACCGTGCAGCAGGCCCAGTTTCACGTGACGGGCGGCAAGGTAATGAAAGACAGCACCTTCGACTACAAGAGCACAACCACCGACTCGATCGACTTCACCGGCCGCGTCGACCTGGTGGTCACCAGCTACGACGGCAACCACACCCGCACCTATAATATCAAGGTGAACGTGCACAAAATGGAGCCCGACACGCTCTACTTCAACCCCAGCCTGCGGCGCGACGTGCCCAACGTGAACGGCACGCTGAGTGCCGAGAAATGCGTGCTGCAAGGCAGCACCTACTACTGCCTGACCAACGACGGCGGCACCTACAAGCTCAACAGCGCTGCCAACCCGGGGCAAGGCACCTGGGCCGTCAAGGTTGTTGACTTCCCCTTCACACCGGCAGTTAACTCGCTGAGCGCCACCAGCGGCGCCCTCTATATACTGAGCACGGGCGGCGAGCTCTACCGCTCGACCGACGCCGGCACCACGTGGACCGATTGCGGCGTGACCTGGCACAGCCTGCTGGGCGGCTGGGGCGACAAGGCGCTGGGCGTGTACTACGACGGCAGCACCTATCGCCACGACGAGTATCCGCGGCCCCAGGGCTACACCTTGACCGAGGTAGAAGACTCCTTCCCCGTGGCCGAGGCCTCGCCCCTGACACCTGCCACCAACGAGTGGACCCTCACGCAGCAGTCCATGCTCTTCGGCGGCAAGAGCAAGAGCGGCAACATCCTGGCCACCACCTGGGGCTATGACGGCACCAACTGGGGCGAAATCACCGACCACAAGCTGCAATCGGGCCTGCCCGGCATGACCGAGGCCGTGATTGTGCCCTATGCCACCTACTCGGTCGACTCTACCAACCACACCGCCACCGAGCGTGTGACCTGGCTGCTCATGGGCGGCAAGATGCAGGGCGGCAAGCTCAACAACACCACCTATGTGTCCTACAACCAGGGCATCTCGTGGACCCAGGGCGGCAAGCTCTTGCAACTGCCCGCCACCATGCCGGCCTTCTACCAGGCACAGGCCTTTGTGGTCTATGAAACGCTCACGTCGTCCTCATCCAAGGCCCGTCGCCGCAGCGTGACCAAGCCCGTGACCACGTGGGATGTGCCCTACATCTACATCGTGGGAGGCCGCGGCGCCAACGGTGCACAACTGGGCAGTGTGTGGAAAGGAGTGATCAACCGGCGCATGTTCCGCCCCATTTATTGA
- a CDS encoding O-acetylhomoserine aminocarboxypropyltransferase/cysteine synthase family protein, translating to MSNENKKLHFETLQLHVGQEEADPVTNSRAVPIYQTTSYVFNNCQHGADRFGLRDAGNIYGRLTNSTQDVFEKRVAALEGGTAALALASGAAAVTYSLLNVAQAGDHVIAADNLYGGTTNLLEHTLSQYGIETTLVDPADFDAVEAAFKPNTKAVLIETFGNPNSSVTDIDKIAAIAHKHDTIVIVDNTFGTPYLIRPIEHGANVVVHSATKFIGGHGSSLGGVIVDGGNFDYKANAAKYPTLGKPEPSYHGAVFADVAGGAAFVTRVRAVLLRDTGATISPFNAWILLQGLETLSLRVERHVSNALKVVDFLSKHPKVARVNHPSLPSHPDHELYKKLFPNGAGVIFTFDIKGGQAEAWRFIDHLKIFSLLANVADVKSLVIHPATTTHSQLSAQELEEQHIYPSTVRLSIGTEHIDDIIDDLRQAFEYV from the coding sequence ATGAGCAACGAGAACAAGAAACTGCATTTTGAGACTCTGCAACTGCATGTGGGCCAAGAAGAGGCCGACCCTGTGACCAACAGCCGCGCCGTGCCCATCTACCAGACTACAAGCTATGTGTTCAACAACTGCCAGCACGGCGCCGACCGCTTCGGGCTGCGCGATGCAGGCAACATATACGGCCGCTTGACCAACTCGACACAAGACGTGTTTGAAAAACGTGTGGCCGCCCTCGAAGGGGGCACCGCCGCACTGGCACTGGCCAGCGGCGCCGCAGCTGTGACCTACAGCCTGCTCAACGTGGCCCAGGCCGGCGACCACGTGATTGCCGCCGACAACCTCTACGGCGGCACCACCAACCTGCTGGAGCACACACTGAGCCAGTATGGCATCGAGACCACACTGGTCGACCCTGCCGACTTCGATGCCGTAGAGGCCGCCTTCAAGCCCAACACCAAGGCGGTGCTCATCGAGACCTTCGGCAACCCCAACTCGAGCGTGACCGACATCGACAAGATTGCCGCCATTGCCCACAAGCACGACACGATAGTCATCGTCGACAACACCTTCGGCACGCCCTATCTCATACGTCCCATCGAGCACGGAGCCAATGTGGTGGTGCACAGCGCCACCAAGTTTATTGGCGGGCACGGCAGCTCGCTGGGCGGTGTGATAGTCGACGGGGGCAACTTCGACTACAAGGCCAATGCCGCCAAGTACCCCACCCTGGGCAAGCCCGAGCCCAGCTATCACGGGGCCGTGTTTGCCGACGTGGCCGGCGGGGCAGCCTTTGTGACCCGCGTGCGTGCCGTGCTGCTGCGCGACACTGGCGCCACCATCTCGCCGTTCAACGCCTGGATACTGCTGCAGGGCCTCGAGACCCTGAGCTTGCGCGTGGAGCGTCACGTGTCCAATGCCCTGAAGGTGGTCGACTTTCTCTCCAAGCACCCCAAGGTGGCCCGTGTCAACCATCCGTCGCTGCCCTCGCACCCCGACCACGAGCTCTACAAGAAACTGTTTCCCAACGGTGCGGGCGTGATCTTCACCTTCGACATCAAGGGCGGGCAGGCCGAGGCCTGGCGTTTTATCGACCACTTGAAGATATTCTCGCTGCTGGCCAACGTGGCCGACGTGAAGTCGCTGGTCATCCACCCGGCCACCACCACCCACTCCCAGCTGTCGGCCCAGGAGCTGGAAGAGCAGCACATCTATCCCTCTACCGTGCGCTTGAGCATAGGCACCGAGCACATCGACGACATCATCGACGACTTGCGGCAGGCCTTCGAGTACGTGTAA
- the asnS gene encoding asparagine--tRNA ligase — protein MEIQRTKIVDIFDPALVGKKVCVKGWVRTRRGNKHVQFVALNDGSTINNIQIVIDLEKFGDEELKPITTGASLHVEGLLVESQGKGQNVEIQAESIEIYGTADPAEYPLQKKGHTFEFLREKAHLRMRTNTFGAVMRIRHHLAFAIHKYFNDHGFFYLNTPLITESDAEGAGDMFQVTTLDLDNLPKTDDGKVDYSQDFFGKHTSLTVSGQLEGELGATALGAIYTFGPTFRAEQSNTPRHLAEFWMIEPEIAFLQLDGLMALEEDFIKYCVKYALDHCADDLAFLNKMIDNSLIERLEGVLKEDFVHLPYTEGVKILEEAQQKGHKFEFPVSWGTDLASEHERYLVEEHFKKPVIMINYPKDIKAFYMKQNDDGKTMQGTDVLFPQIGEIIGGSVREENYDKLMAEINRRHMGTKSLWWYLETRKFGTVPHAGFGLGFERLVLFVTGMQNIRDVIPFPRTPNNAEF, from the coding sequence ATGGAAATACAACGAACCAAGATTGTCGACATCTTCGACCCCGCGCTTGTGGGCAAGAAGGTGTGTGTGAAGGGCTGGGTGCGCACGCGCCGCGGCAACAAGCACGTGCAATTTGTCGCGCTCAACGACGGCTCGACAATCAACAACATCCAAATCGTGATCGACCTCGAGAAGTTTGGCGACGAGGAGCTCAAGCCCATCACCACAGGCGCAAGCCTGCACGTCGAGGGACTGCTGGTAGAATCGCAAGGCAAGGGCCAGAATGTGGAGATACAGGCCGAGAGCATCGAGATCTACGGCACAGCCGACCCTGCCGAGTACCCCCTGCAGAAGAAAGGTCACACCTTTGAGTTTCTGCGCGAGAAGGCGCACCTGCGCATGCGCACCAACACCTTCGGCGCCGTGATGCGCATACGCCACCACCTGGCCTTTGCCATTCACAAGTACTTCAACGACCACGGTTTCTTCTATCTCAACACGCCGCTCATCACCGAGAGCGATGCCGAGGGTGCCGGCGACATGTTTCAGGTGACCACGCTCGACCTCGACAACCTGCCCAAGACCGACGACGGCAAGGTCGACTACAGCCAGGACTTCTTCGGCAAGCACACCAGCCTCACCGTGAGCGGACAGCTCGAGGGCGAGCTGGGTGCCACGGCACTGGGCGCCATCTACACCTTCGGCCCCACCTTCCGCGCCGAGCAGAGCAACACGCCCCGCCACCTGGCCGAGTTCTGGATGATAGAGCCCGAAATCGCCTTCTTGCAGCTCGACGGCCTCATGGCACTCGAGGAGGACTTCATCAAGTACTGCGTGAAATATGCCCTCGACCACTGCGCCGACGACCTGGCCTTCCTCAACAAGATGATCGACAACAGCCTCATCGAGCGGCTCGAGGGCGTGCTCAAGGAAGACTTTGTGCACCTGCCCTACACCGAGGGTGTGAAGATACTGGAAGAGGCACAGCAGAAGGGGCACAAGTTTGAGTTCCCCGTGAGCTGGGGCACCGACCTGGCCAGCGAGCATGAGCGCTACCTGGTGGAGGAACACTTCAAGAAGCCGGTGATCATGATCAACTATCCCAAGGACATCAAGGCCTTCTACATGAAGCAGAACGACGATGGCAAGACCATGCAGGGCACCGATGTGCTCTTCCCGCAGATAGGCGAGATCATAGGCGGCTCGGTGCGTGAGGAAAACTACGACAAGCTCATGGCCGAGATCAACCGTCGCCACATGGGCACCAAGAGCCTGTGGTGGTATCTCGAGACCCGCAAGTTTGGCACTGTGCCTCACGCCGGCTTCGGTCTGGGCTTTGAGCGCCTGGTGCTCTTTGTGACGGGCATGCAGAACATACGCGACGTGATTCCCTTCCCGCGCACGCCCAACAACGCCGAGTTTTAG
- a CDS encoding regulatory protein RecX has protein sequence MKKPLSAEAALTRAAALCARSEQAEIDVRAKLLAWGLTPASAAQVIERLQDEHFLDEQRYARAYCRDKFNFNGWGRIKIAFMLKSKGVGQTAIDAALAEIDAARYREHIDKLLRDKWRDVAGKDPRLARAALLRLAASRGYEPDAIYPAVDAFMATTGSKS, from the coding sequence ATGAAAAAACCACTCAGTGCCGAGGCTGCACTCACGCGAGCCGCCGCCTTGTGCGCCCGCAGCGAGCAGGCCGAGATCGATGTGCGGGCCAAGCTGCTGGCCTGGGGCCTCACCCCGGCCAGTGCTGCACAGGTCATCGAGCGCCTGCAGGACGAGCACTTTCTCGACGAGCAGCGCTATGCCCGAGCCTACTGCCGCGACAAGTTTAACTTCAACGGCTGGGGCCGCATCAAGATCGCCTTCATGCTCAAGAGCAAGGGGGTGGGCCAGACGGCCATCGATGCGGCCCTTGCCGAGATCGATGCGGCCCGTTACCGTGAGCACATCGACAAGCTCTTGCGCGACAAGTGGCGCGACGTGGCCGGCAAGGACCCCCGCCTGGCCCGTGCCGCTCTATTGCGCTTGGCTGCCAGCCGCGGCTATGAGCCCGATGCGATATATCCTGCCGTCGATGCCTTCATGGCCACAACCGGCAGCAAAAGCTGA
- a CDS encoding pseudouridine synthase, translating to MDENLEKKPKRPRISEAKPAIEDNESPRYERPDYSRETQDNQGHGSYQPRYNRPSYGGYNQQRGYQPRGGYQPRYQSNHYNNHQAPGKQPDNAAGAADAQAQQPQQDGYQPRQQGGYQQRGGYQPRQQGGYQQRGGYQPRQQGGYQPRQQGGYRQQGGYQRGPQQGGYQQRGYRQQGGYQQRGGYQQRGPQQGGYKRGPQQGKHMQQGPRPQMRFTPRPQPVEYEQPIIDPNTQIRLNKFMANAGVCSRREADELIQKGLIKVNGEVVTELGVKITPKDTVEYDGKEVMSERKVYILLNKPKDTVTTSDDPNGRKTVMDLVKGACEERIYPVGRLDRNTTGVLLLTNDGDLASKLTHPKYVKKKIYQVWTDKPISEEDMQHIADGVELDDGPIHADAVSYVSPTDRKQAGIEIHSGRNRVVRRIFESLGYHVVKLDRVYFAGLTKKNLPRGRWRYLTQEEVNFLKQGSFE from the coding sequence ATGGATGAGAATTTAGAGAAGAAGCCGAAAAGACCGCGCATAAGCGAGGCCAAGCCAGCGATCGAAGACAACGAGTCGCCTCGTTACGAGAGACCCGATTACAGTCGTGAAACACAAGACAACCAAGGCCATGGCAGCTACCAGCCCCGATACAACCGCCCAAGCTACGGCGGCTACAACCAGCAGCGCGGCTATCAGCCACGTGGCGGCTATCAGCCACGCTACCAATCCAATCATTACAACAACCATCAGGCACCAGGCAAACAGCCCGACAATGCTGCCGGCGCAGCCGATGCCCAGGCACAGCAGCCCCAGCAAGATGGCTACCAGCCACGCCAGCAGGGTGGCTACCAGCAGCGCGGCGGCTACCAGCCACGTCAGCAGGGTGGCTACCAGCAGCGCGGTGGCTACCAGCCACGTCAGCAAGGCGGCTACCAGCCACGTCAGCAGGGCGGCTACCGCCAGCAGGGTGGCTACCAGCGTGGCCCACAACAGGGCGGTTACCAGCAGCGCGGATATCGCCAGCAGGGTGGCTACCAGCAGCGCGGCGGCTACCAGCAGCGTGGCCCGCAGCAAGGCGGCTACAAGCGCGGCCCGCAGCAAGGCAAGCACATGCAGCAGGGTCCACGCCCGCAGATGCGATTCACACCGCGTCCGCAGCCTGTGGAATATGAGCAGCCCATCATCGATCCCAACACGCAGATACGTCTCAACAAGTTTATGGCCAATGCCGGCGTGTGCTCGCGTCGCGAGGCCGACGAGCTGATACAGAAGGGCCTGATCAAGGTGAACGGCGAGGTTGTGACCGAGCTTGGCGTGAAAATCACCCCTAAGGACACCGTAGAGTATGACGGCAAGGAGGTGATGAGCGAGCGCAAAGTCTACATCCTGCTCAACAAGCCCAAAGACACGGTGACCACCAGCGACGACCCCAACGGCCGCAAGACCGTGATGGACCTGGTGAAGGGCGCCTGCGAGGAGCGCATCTACCCAGTGGGGCGCCTCGACCGCAACACCACAGGCGTGCTGCTGCTCACCAACGACGGCGACCTGGCCTCTAAACTCACCCATCCAAAATATGTAAAGAAGAAAATCTACCAAGTGTGGACCGACAAGCCCATCAGCGAGGAAGACATGCAGCACATCGCCGACGGCGTTGAGCTCGACGACGGGCCCATCCACGCCGATGCCGTGAGCTACGTCTCGCCCACCGACCGCAAGCAGGCCGGCATCGAGATACACTCGGGCCGCAACCGTGTGGTGCGCCGCATCTTTGAGTCGCTGGGCTACCACGTGGTGAAGCTCGACCGCGTGTACTTTGCAGGTCTCACCAAGAAGAACCTGCCTCGCGGCCGCTGGCGCTACCTCACTCAGGAAGAAGTCAACTTCTTGAAGCAGGGCAGCTTTGAGTAG
- the prmC gene encoding peptide chain release factor N(5)-glutamine methyltransferase, with the protein MTTDEIVARMRARLKDTFEPQELNAVVNLVLGDVLHYSPVDVVLRGTFEQDDVLAGRIEAITTRLLKHEPLQYILGHARFHGHEFKVTEATLIPRPETELLVDMIVDQNPASDLNVIDLGTGSGCIAVSLARALKYAHVTAVDNSAAALQVAQGNARSLHTRVDFRQQDMLNMPPEPMAWDIVVSNPPYVCQSEKAAIAPNVLDYEPASALFVPDDDPLLFYRAIARYAAASLKPGGKLYLEINQRFGRQVQQLLHDAGLHDAAVARDQYGRWRYAWATM; encoded by the coding sequence ATGACTACCGATGAGATTGTTGCCCGCATGCGTGCCCGGCTCAAGGACACCTTTGAGCCGCAGGAGCTCAACGCCGTCGTCAACCTCGTGCTGGGCGACGTGCTGCACTACAGCCCTGTCGATGTGGTGCTGCGTGGCACCTTTGAGCAGGACGATGTGCTGGCAGGGCGCATCGAGGCCATCACGACACGACTGCTCAAGCACGAGCCGTTGCAGTACATCCTGGGCCATGCGCGGTTTCACGGCCACGAGTTCAAGGTGACCGAGGCCACGCTCATCCCGCGGCCCGAGACCGAGCTGCTTGTCGACATGATCGTCGACCAGAACCCCGCGAGCGACCTCAACGTCATCGACCTGGGCACAGGCAGCGGCTGCATTGCTGTCTCGCTGGCGCGTGCTCTCAAGTATGCCCACGTCACCGCTGTCGACAACAGTGCTGCGGCCCTGCAGGTGGCGCAGGGCAATGCCCGCTCGCTGCACACGCGTGTCGACTTTCGCCAGCAGGACATGCTCAACATGCCGCCCGAGCCGATGGCCTGGGACATCGTGGTGAGCAATCCGCCCTACGTGTGCCAGAGCGAGAAAGCGGCCATTGCGCCCAATGTGCTCGACTATGAGCCGGCCAGCGCCCTCTTTGTGCCCGACGACGACCCCTTGCTCTTTTACCGCGCCATAGCCCGCTATGCCGCCGCCAGCCTCAAGCCGGGCGGAAAACTCTATCTCGAAATCAACCAGCGCTTCGGTCGCCAGGTGCAGCAGTTGCTGCACGACGCCGGGCTGCACGATGCGGCTGTTGCCCGCGACCAGTATGGCCGCTGGCGCTATGCCTGGGCCACTATGTGA
- a CDS encoding ComF family protein, whose product MSKLSHIVTALTDVLLPRVCPVCGATLGSDEPYLCRSCLMQLPRTHYESIDFNVMEQHFAGKTPIERAAAYFYYEKQDPYAAIVHDIKYRNMPKMGRWLARRAACDMAPSGIWNGVDYLVPVPLHAFKLARRGYNQSDYLAQGLSDYTGIAIYEAIEAVKPHATLTHKGAYDRYRSSQGLYAAIPEASQELRGKWVMIVDDVVTTGATLLTCAETLAHIPGIKISLFTLAAARLQ is encoded by the coding sequence ATGAGCAAGCTGAGCCATATCGTGACTGCCCTGACCGACGTGTTGCTGCCGCGGGTGTGCCCCGTGTGCGGTGCCACGCTCGGGAGCGACGAGCCCTACCTGTGCCGCAGCTGTCTCATGCAGTTGCCGCGCACCCACTACGAGAGTATCGACTTCAACGTCATGGAGCAGCACTTTGCCGGCAAGACTCCCATCGAGCGTGCTGCGGCCTATTTCTACTATGAGAAGCAGGATCCCTATGCCGCTATTGTGCACGACATCAAGTATCGCAACATGCCCAAAATGGGGCGCTGGCTTGCCCGCCGTGCTGCCTGCGACATGGCCCCAAGCGGCATTTGGAACGGTGTCGACTATCTCGTGCCTGTGCCGCTGCACGCCTTCAAGCTCGCCAGGCGCGGCTACAACCAGAGCGACTATCTGGCACAGGGCCTGAGCGACTACACCGGCATTGCCATCTACGAGGCCATCGAGGCAGTGAAGCCCCATGCTACGCTCACGCACAAGGGGGCCTACGACCGCTACCGCAGCTCGCAGGGGCTCTATGCCGCCATTCCCGAGGCCAGCCAGGAGCTCAGGGGCAAGTGGGTGATGATTGTCGACGATGTGGTGACCACAGGAGCAACCTTGCTCACCTGCGCCGAGACGCTTGCACACATCCCCGGCATCAAGATTTCGCTTTTCACCTTGGCAGCCGCACGCCTGCAGTGA
- a CDS encoding DUF6089 family protein — protein MKKILAITAAALLLGSATAAAQEYRYEIGPALGVDGYLGDVNDGNMYKHPGVTAGAVMRYNMDSRWAFKANLLYAGLSGNSNDIDRKIPGQEPYSFKSHVIDLGVQAEFNFLHYGIGARYKNYKRLSPYMVLGLGLTTAIVDGKVNVCPNLPMGIGVKYKLKERLNLGFEFTMRKGFGDKIDGLSDLYGVKHGFAKNTDWYSIAVFSITYEFSKRCTKCHYVE, from the coding sequence ATGAAGAAAATACTGGCAATCACAGCCGCAGCGCTCCTGCTGGGAAGTGCTACAGCGGCAGCGCAGGAATACCGCTACGAGATAGGACCTGCGCTGGGTGTCGACGGCTACCTGGGCGACGTGAACGACGGCAACATGTACAAGCATCCCGGCGTGACAGCAGGCGCCGTGATGCGCTACAACATGGACTCGCGGTGGGCCTTCAAGGCCAACCTGCTCTATGCCGGGCTGAGTGGCAACAGCAACGACATCGACCGCAAGATACCGGGCCAGGAGCCCTATAGCTTCAAGTCGCATGTCATCGACCTGGGCGTGCAGGCCGAGTTCAACTTCCTGCACTACGGCATAGGGGCCAGGTACAAGAACTACAAGCGCCTGTCGCCCTACATGGTGCTGGGCCTGGGCCTCACCACAGCTATTGTCGACGGCAAGGTCAACGTGTGTCCCAACCTGCCCATGGGCATAGGCGTGAAGTACAAGCTCAAGGAGCGCCTCAACCTGGGTTTCGAGTTCACGATGCGCAAGGGCTTTGGCGACAAGATCGACGGCTTGAGCGACCTCTACGGCGTGAAGCACGGCTTTGCCAAAAACACCGACTGGTACTCGATTGCCGTGTTCTCGATCACCTACGAGTTTTCGAAGCGGTGCACCAAGTGCCACTATGTGGAATGA